The DNA window tttaaataattgtgagATATAAAATGTCCCTGGACATGATGGCAGGGTAGTATAGTATTATCGTATAGTACACTTGAACCACACGGCCAAAGTCTCCATCTCATTATCATCTCTTAATAATAGAAATCCACTGGTGGTGCAGATGAGCTTTGGATGTTTCCAGGGTTCAAAATCGCTTTACTAGTGTCAGAAAacggtttttttttcttaaaataaccagtggcgctaaaacTTCTAATTTATCCATATATCCtaaacagatatatatatctgttttataataattttccttCTTAAAAGGCAAGTAGGCAGCCTGTGCCTCACAATTTTAGATCTTTAGGTTTCCTCATGTTTTCCTAAGAGCGCGTTAATTGCGGACAAGAAAACTCTGTCAATGCACTTCTCTCTTTGGACAGTggtttaaatagctttttttacAGGCAGACCGAGCAACCAACCTCATCGGTGGTACGCGCTACGAGCAGTACCTACAGATTCGTGCAGATATCAAGAACTTCCGCGACAAGAACAAATTGGATAAGGTGATTGTACTCTGGACAGCTAATACTGAAAGGTATGCTTCAAATTTTGAATCGTCTTTAGAGTTTCCTTAATGccttaaaaaatcattattaaataatacttatatggTACTTATGCGATGGAATTGCCaacttaagttttaatataactaaacgaatacatcaagcaatagcgtgtattttttctctttaattcttattttctCTTCTTATCTTTTTTCTCTTCTATTGTGTTTTTCTCGTTTTTTCTGTCTCACCTCTCGTAGGGCATTGTGCGTGATACGACGTTCcctctttctcactctctctcaatagCTCTCTTCTCTCCCTTTACTTCCAccaaaacgctgcacatcttcgtgacgtaaaaaattcttttcaaaaattgtaaaacatgtgtataaaataatgtataatatgatTAGCATTacaacaacaaacaaatataattggtATAGAATGGCTattaaaggtattttattataaatttatttctcattgTTGACCTAAATAATGCCTATTATGTAGTGCCTAAGAatgaattattgtaataattgatttttatgtaatttgaaTGAAACGTCTTAAGTATTATTTcgtgtattatttgtaattaatattcaattacaagaaactataaaaataaaataataatacgtttattttggaacatatgATAtgatagacaggtatcacttattaaatttaaacctataGATCtgatccctactcatcggcaaatgtaaattataggTTCTGCGAAGTGCGACAAGGTGTTCACGATACAGATGAGAATTTGGAGAAGGCGCTCCGTGCAAATGATTCTGAGATTTCGCCTTCGACAATCTTTGCTATGGCCGCTATTGATGAAAACGTaagttataaaattcattGCTTTGAGAAGTTTGTGTATATCTACTAATTCACATATATCacactatattattaaaaataacaacacaGGAATTATAAACTCACTGATATTCAGATTCCGGATAAACTGGTCCAGATATCCATTGCTGCCCTCAATTTGAAATCCATtgtcgtttaatttttttaattttagagcagtgttttatttgttatttcagtGTTGCTACATAAACGGATCGCCACAGAACACATTAGTCGCCGGTGTGGTAGAAAGGGCGGAAAAACGTGGCGTTTTTGTTGCTGGCGATGATTTTAAGTCCGGACAGACGAAGCTTAAATCTGTGCTTGTCGATTTTCTTGTGTCTGCTGGTAAGTTGGGACTATTTTTTGAAACCCCAAGTGGACACTGCGAATCCAATGCCTCTTCCTTTCTGGCTAGAATATCTGATAGTGGGTGCCTCTAAAACCACAAAAGGCCGCGTTAGAGGATTTGAGAGAATCTACTCTCTCTCAATTTTTTTCCAGGTCACATGTCAACTAAAAATATGTCCGAATTgacatatgaattaaaaagtaaaattttatgcaaaAGAATATATGGTAGGATTCGACCCAGAATCTCTGTTATTCAGAGACTGGATGAACCCACTAGAACTACCTGCTGTTTCTGTAAGGTTGTTAGAAAAGCTTCTCTTGTTCTTGCTTCGAAAGGGCCCCTTATGGGCCCTGTATTGggcttaaaatataaacgagttatatcaaaattttcGCTCAAGAGAATATATAGAAAAGAATgcaaaaatagatttaagatttaagttattaagttgTATTTACTAACATTGCTATGGAACCTTGTTTtccgaaataaacaattaaattaaaattaaattaaaagtaaataattgagaATAGTTATTAGTTAGTACCTGAGATTCGAGgctaaaatatgaaacataatttttgtgGCATTTATACTCAATACCTTTAAAAACGTAAATTAGTACAAATGTAAATACGTGTTTTAATTCCGACATAGTGAATACATTATAGTAGGAAAGAAAGGATGGattacaaatgtatttttcacaGGTTTAAAACCAGTATCTATCGTGAGTTACAATCACCTCGGTAACAATGATGGAAAGAATCTATCAGCTCCTAAACAGTTTCGATCCAAAgaggtaatttatttatttaaaattattttgtaaaaaaaacattaaaaaaatacgtccACATATTTACAGTACATAAAAGCAATGTTGGTTTAGCTTCAGAGGGCGCCTCACATCTTTGAGGTCGtatgttcgatccccggctgtgcaccaatggacttggCCTGACTgacgacggcgtgtgtcaggcacagaagtcTGATCaactatttgcctattagatctTACTTATTTGACAATGAAAAACCAAGATGGCGCCCCCTTGATGCATTTGCTTTGTTCTCATTGGTtggaaaaatacttttattcgttatgtaattatttcaaactttgaaacaagttaataataataaaaccatgATTCTTACGATTCTTAAAAGTAATAGAAGAAATCTCAATGATGAATCAAACCAACACTAAAAAACAACGGccaattctttatatatatatatatatatatattttgttttaaagggTTAAATGTatgctatatttataaatgtacgtTTTAATAGTATTCTACTGTTTATATCACAGCGTTTGAAAGAGGCGGGCGTACTATAAGACTGcaattagatttattaaattataaataattctttacaTATCAAAGCCTGCTTCATTCATTGTTTCAATATCGTGGTCCTACTTTCGCAAAGTACAAACTTTCTGGATGAAAAacccattatttttttttaatattatggcCCGCACGTTTTGTGCATTGTGGCCCAGGGTCAAAACAGGGAAAcgggtaaaaaaattaaacgtatCGGATGGAACGGAATTAAGGAAaggaaaataatctataaaataaaagatcaattcttatagagatagatataaaagatatttattcataggatctaaatttttatatcattacatAAGATAAAAGCtgctaaaagtttatatatatgtgggtCCATTGTTGAAAGTAAACAGGATATGGATGAAGGGAAAGGAATTTGAAGGGAAATGAGACCGTCGATAAGAGACGACCGTTCGCGCcgagaacaaacaaaaattgtgtGATTAAGAAAGACCCatttgaaatatgtaaaaactttttcataGATAACAAAGAGCAACGTTGTGGATGACATGGTGGAATCGAATCGCATTATGTACGCGGAAGGGGAGAAGCCAGATCACgttgttgtaataaaatacgttcCGTATGTtggtaagttaaaaaaaaatatattttttaaataaattgtttaataaactaCTTGGGAAGAAACTGCTTTTATTAGTAAGATCTCCCATTTGCATTTCCAcctgttttgtattattgtgatgttattattttgtcaatgtttttaaaatatatttcgcagtcaagtagttaaatcagagagttgattgaatctctagactaGTTAAtcaaagatcgatattcaatcaagtccctagcattttgatttaaatcatCATCGACATCGTCGAAAATGTTTAAGTATCTgtctgtctagagattcaattaactgtctgatttaactactttactgcgaaatatattactttattatatatatatatatacagtcaaaaccgttttcgacgacatcgtttagaacaacataccagTTATATTGACCAACATCAAtcgtcccggctgaattcatctgtattaggttcttaataaataagttatcggctattacgactatcggttatAACGactaaatatgagtagtcccttcaatgtcgttataacagattttgactgtaaatatatattttagtcttaaaaggttttagcgccactgtatttatatatttaaggtgACTCGAAGCGAGCTATGGACGAATATACTTCGGAAATCCTTCTCCACGGAACCAATACGATTGTGGTCCATAACACGTGTGAGGATTCCTTGCTGGCTGTTCCACTCATTTTGGATTTGGTGGTGCTGGCTGAGTTGTTCACTCGTCTGTCTTTCAGACCTAATGTCAATCAAGGTAAAGttaacaaatgtattttttggaGCATTTCAAAGTTTCATACAATAATCGCGCTTCTGCTTCCGTTAAACTGTTGTAAATTAACGAATTTTgtacacaaaatatatgtagtcTATATAACGACACTGATGGGAGCATTTTATGGCGTTATAGAGTTATCGTTAAGTGGAGAAAACTTAGATGCAAAGTCAGccataaaaaacctaaaactaTTTGCCTGTACAGACTCTTAACAACAAATACACAGGAATCTGAAACTgagtagttaaataattatcgaGTTAATATTAATCTTGACACCGCTAGGCTGaaactattttaaacttatgatattttgttttgtttttattgaactaaTGATATTCTTTTTGGAACGAAGTTTCTTATCGCGCGTTGTGAATGGGGGCTAGACGGAAAAAATTCTCACGAAAAGTTGTCACGACACTTTTTGCTATAGTTGTTATAATACACCGGTTTTCAACCGATCACCGAAGTTAAGCAACGTCGGGCGAggtcagtacttggatgggcgaccgcctgggaacacctcgtgatgttgtatttttttcttttctaagaaatgaagaaatgaaaaatgtaaaatagtaCCATCGATGCAGTTTTTTcaagacataaataaaacagaattcCAAACATATGTTTCCTACTTCAATTACCACAAGCCAATTATTACTAAAGCCTActactgattaaatttaaataacattatatttgtgaataataaaaaaatatataactgaaaaaaattaaattttgttacaattCCTTCACTAATTATTCGAAAGGAACTTCGTTCCATTCGGGTGTCCCTTGACACCTCtcaagtttttattgttaatattttgtaggCAAGTAATGGACTTATATTAGAATTCTGTTTAGGCCATTCATGACACAATGATAATTTCCAGAATGGACCCCAATGCACGCGGTTTTGTCTCCTCTAGCCTATCTTCTGAAGGCGCCCTTAGTTCCCCCGGGAACACCCGTTGTCAACGCCCTATTCAAGCAGAGGGCCTGCATCGATAACATAATGAGGGCCTGCCTCGCACTTCCACCTGTCCATCATATGCAGTTGGAACATAAGGTAAAGATTTTTCCCCTCCAAAAGGGGGATCAATTTTATGTGTTGCGTGTCTTTTATAGATTAATACTTGGTTTGGatgaataatattacatataaattaaattgcaaGTACATGTTGAAGAGTTGTATCAATTTGAAATTGTAGAGATTTATAAGCAGATGTACTggaatttatctttatttaatttatatcctCTTGTTAATATGAGTAAGAAAacctctcaaaaataataaaaataaacttttttttgtacgAAACTTcgaaaaagtatataatatcggtaaaaagtatataattactCTTAActtaatcaccaaataagaaaatcaaagagcTCATAGTGCCCATGCATTTCCTGAACGGTCCCTAAACTGCAcaggtatttaataattaaaactaagtatagctgttttatattatttattcacacttaaaataaatcaatattcaatgCAAGCTTTTCCAAGCAATCCGTGCTAGAGTACCATCTTTTATCTAGTTATTAACAATGTAGTGGAAACAAATTGGACACAATTTTTCTGCCATTCTCAAACATGAAACGATATGGCGTCGTTGATATACAATAATCTATTGTCTATATATCTATgacaataatatgaataaaatttatccgTAAggtttcagaaaaaaatacgtttatctaaaatacatcttaatattatatagtaccAATAAACAATGAAAACTCTTTCCCAGGTCCCGTTTTTGATGTCCGATTTGAAGTCTGGCGCGATGTTCGCTTCATCACCGCCAGTGAAGAAGCAAAAATTGGCCCACGAAAATGGCGACCAGtaacttttttctatttacatttattacctaGTTGACATTTGACAGTACCATAATGTATTGTCAAATGTCATAGACTAAATTTTATACTCTATTTCTAATTTTCACAGATCTACTAACGGAAtatccaaaattatttaatctcaTTTCGAATCTTTAGCACAAAAGATCTTTCagtgttatattttaagtgttgacatatatattatttattattttactgtttttgttatgttcaaagatatattttatgaaatataaatatcggCGTTGGccgattatttttatacaatatttatgtttcgAGTAAGActcgtattattattttataagaggTCTATTTAATAGTCGCTTTTAAAgtgaatatttttgattaaaactttgtttaaatgtCAATTTTCATGGCATatgtttttactatttatttcagttaaaaagctgtatttggaaatatttacattggtgtttaaaatatttaaaattttcagcaAATCAGTATTACTTTTAGTGTAAccagtattaatttttatgtgatgcatttatttcataatataatcaacGTTTTGGCTatgaataacaatttaattatttgtgtgtAGATGGTAGATTTCGTGTGTagatttagtttatttgtgcactttttaataaatattattttgaattaaactttagtgttttatttcttcGTTATCATAAAACGTATTAAGTACAGTAAATTAAGCTACATCTTGGATATAAATGCCAAAGAAACCTTATggagataatttaatttgcgtTTGGATCGTAAGATTGTTTAGTCTTCAGTAAGCATTCGTATTTTTCAACCAAAAGTGATTATGTTAGTGTTTAAATTAAGcgatttttgaaaaaaaaaacaggcatttattatattcttttatttcaatgattattataatttttttaatcgattTGTGCGATTTGAATCGATATGTGGATGATACTGATTTGTGATTACgttccaaattaaaatttggaaatttttatattgtattgataTTGCTGGAACAATTTTTCATGACTATtctgattattaaaatttaaaactttaactaatttttgcaaataaaacaattcaatcTTTACTGCACAGAGGAACGGAGTTAGATTTCGTAGAAAAGGGGACATTAACTGAACATATTGGGATCCGTCGTTTAGATTTGCCAGCTCGAAGTCCTGACCTCAATCCAATTAAGCTTGTCTAAGATGTTCTAAAAAGGCGAGTAAGAATTCTGCTTCACAAAACATCAGGGAGCTAAAAGGATATTCACTTAAAACAGAAGGATTCAAGCTACGATTTTGGCAACAGGAGGTCACACTCGTTATTAGGTTTGtacaattgtaatttatttagtttaaaaaaaaatctttggcCATGTAcgtcgattaaaaaaaatatgaataatccATAAAAAATTGCCAGAATTCACTACACGCTTATCTATTTTAACGATTATAAGTATAGAATACGTGAGACaatcacattttatttaattaatgcttAATTAAAACCTTAGAAAGTGATAGGGCCATATTATGATGGCACGGTATTGTAGCAATACGTACGATCTGTAGCTACGAATCACTGCAATGACGTTATACTCTGAAACAGGCTAACGTAGTTACTAAACCACGTTTAGTTT is part of the Pieris rapae chromosome 21, ilPieRapa1.1, whole genome shotgun sequence genome and encodes:
- the LOC110997718 gene encoding inositol-3-phosphate synthase → MMDTTSNLIVSSPNIKYTDDFIYSDYEYEDTLVTRNKNELVAKPYRTSLQIKTERKIGRVGVMLVGWGGNNGSTFTAAVLANRHQLSWNTRNGKLDSNWFGSITQASTVRLGLDEKGNDVFVKMSQLLPMVNPDDLVIDGWDISPLNLAESMVRAKVIDYDLQQKLKKEMSAMKPRPAIYDPDFIAANQADRATNLIGGTRYEQYLQIRADIKNFRDKNKLDKVIVLWTANTERFCEVRQGVHDTDENLEKALRANDSEISPSTIFAMAAIDENCCYINGSPQNTLVAGVVERAEKRGVFVAGDDFKSGQTKLKSVLVDFLVSAGLKPVSIVSYNHLGNNDGKNLSAPKQFRSKEITKSNVVDDMVESNRIMYAEGEKPDHVVVIKYVPYVGDSKRAMDEYTSEILLHGTNTIVVHNTCEDSLLAVPLILDLVVLAELFTRLSFRPNVNQEWTPMHAVLSPLAYLLKAPLVPPGTPVVNALFKQRACIDNIMRACLALPPVHHMQLEHKVPFLMSDLKSGAMFASSPPVKKQKLAHENGDQ